Part of the Thermococcus barossii genome is shown below.
GCCTTCTGGTTCCTCGTCCTGCTCCGCTCCTACTTCATCTTTATCAGCATAAACAGCCCGATAAGGCTCCTCGACGTCATGGTCGTCCAGATGATAGGCATCGTCGTCGGGATGTTTATGATAATCCCGGGCGGGGCGGGGGTGATAGAGGCCATAAACTCGGCCGTTTACGTTCTCCTGGGCATAGACAAAGAGATAGCGGTGACGGCGACGCTCCTTGAGAGGCTCATCTCCTACTGGGCTCCAACCGCCATAGGGGCAGGGATAATGACTCACTTCGGCATAAAGGTAAGCGGTGAGAAAAAGAAGGAAAAGGTATAAATCCAATGCCCGAGTAGTTCAATGTTAGCGGTGTTGGGAATGGACAAAAAGAGGATCGCCTTCTTCGCCGGTGCGCTCATAGTCATCGGTGCCCTGATAAACTGGGCAGGGGCACAGGGGATAGCTGATATACTCAGGAATTCCGACATAGAATACTTCCTCCTCGCCGTGGCGGTCTACGTGGCCACCCTCCTGGCCTGGGCGATGAGGTGGAAGGTCCTCCTGAAGGGGCTGGGCATAAACGCTCCCCTCGTCAAGGTCTTCAAGGCGATATTCGTGGGGATGTTCTTCAACAACATAAGCCCGGGAGCCAAGGGGCTGGGCGAGTTCATAAGGGTCTATTATCTGGCCCGGGAGACCAAGGAGCCCTATGGCCCCATGACTGCGAGTGTTATGATGGACCGAATGCTCGACCTCGTCCCGATAGGCGTGATGATGCTCCTCGCGACGCTCTACGTTTACAGTCTGGGTGAAACCGGCCTGACGGTCCTGATTATAATCCTAGACGTCATTATGATAGGCTTCTCCGCTCTCGTCATCGGACTTTTGATGAGCGAGAAAAAAGCCCACTCGGCCGTCTGGTGGATATACCGCCAGTACGCCAGGATTTCCTCCAAGGGTGCCGAGAAGCGCCGGGATGGCTTCAGAAAAATAGACGAGGTCACCATACCCCGGTTCCAGCGGGACTTCAAGGTACTCGCAAAGAGCAAGTCCGCAACGATTATGGCACTCATTTATTCCTTCCTCTACTGGGCGCTCACGATACTCCGCTACTACCTCATTTTCTTGGCCATAAAGCATCCGATAGAGCCGATAGCCATAACCGTTGTCCTGGTAGTCTCAATGGTCGTTGGGATGTTCGCAATAGTGCCCGGTGGGGCCGGAATAATAGAAGCCGTCAACACGGCGGTGTTTGTGGCCCTTGGAATGGACCCGCAATACTCCGTCACGGGAGTCCTCCTTGAGAGGCTCATCTCCTATTGGGGTCCAACGGTCATAGGCTCCTTTGTCACCGCAGGCTTTAAACCGGAGGAAGAAGAAGAGATACCCCTCTCCGCACCTGACAGACGGGTCTTGGATGAGGAGGAAGGTCTCAAAAAGTCCTCCGAGAGTGAGGAACCATGAAGTTCGGGATA
Proteins encoded:
- a CDS encoding lysylphosphatidylglycerol synthase transmembrane domain-containing protein; protein product: MDKKRIAFFAGALIVIGALINWAGAQGIADILRNSDIEYFLLAVAVYVATLLAWAMRWKVLLKGLGINAPLVKVFKAIFVGMFFNNISPGAKGLGEFIRVYYLARETKEPYGPMTASVMMDRMLDLVPIGVMMLLATLYVYSLGETGLTVLIIILDVIMIGFSALVIGLLMSEKKAHSAVWWIYRQYARISSKGAEKRRDGFRKIDEVTIPRFQRDFKVLAKSKSATIMALIYSFLYWALTILRYYLIFLAIKHPIEPIAITVVLVVSMVVGMFAIVPGGAGIIEAVNTAVFVALGMDPQYSVTGVLLERLISYWGPTVIGSFVTAGFKPEEEEEIPLSAPDRRVLDEEEGLKKSSESEEP